A genomic segment from Corythoichthys intestinalis isolate RoL2023-P3 chromosome 2, ASM3026506v1, whole genome shotgun sequence encodes:
- the eef1b2 gene encoding elongation factor 1-beta — protein MGFGDLKAPSGLKVLNEFLLDRSYIEGHVPSQADVAVFEAIATPPPSDLCHALRWFNHIKSYQSQKNNLPGVKKPLGQYGPAGVADATAAIAKKAVDEDEDDDDVDLFGSDDEDDAEAARLKEERVAAYAAKKANKPALIAKSSILLDVKPWDDETDMAKLEECVRSIQMDGLVWGQSKLVPVGYGIKKLQINCVVEDDKVGTDILEEQITAFEDFVQSMDVAAFNKI, from the exons ATGGGTTTCGGTGACCTGAAAGCCCCCTCCGGTCTGAAAGTGCTGAATGAATTCCTTTTGGATCGCAGCTACATAGAAGG GCATGTGCCTTCCCAGGCAGATGTTGCAGTTTTTGAGGCAATTGCAACCCCACCCCCATCTGACCTTTGCCACGCCCTCCGTTGGTTCAACCATATCAAGTCCTATCAGAGCCAAAAGAACAA CCTTCCAGGTGTGAAGAAACCATTGGGTCAGTACGGCCCAGCAGGTGTAGCCGACGCGACCGCAGCCATCGCCAAAAAGGCAGTGGATGAGGATGAAGACGACGATGATGTTGATCTTTTCGGCTCTGATGATGAA GATGATGCTGAGGCCGCAAGGCTGAAGGAGGAGCGTGTGGCAGCGTACGCCGCAAAGAAAGCAAATA AACCTGCCCTTATTGCCAAATCTTCAATTCTTTTGGATGTCAAACCATGGGATGACGAGACTGACATGGCAAAGCTGGAGGAGTGTGTCCGCAGTATTCAGATGGACGGACTCGTCTGGGGACAAT CAAAGCTAGTACCTGTGGGATATGGCATCAAAAAGCTGCAGATCAACTGTGTAGTTGAAGACGATAAG gtgggcACCGACATTCTTGAGGAGCAAATCACAGCATTTGAAGATTTTGTACAATCAATGGATGTTGCTGCGTTTAACAAAATCTGA